CGATTCGCTCCGGGATTATCGCGTGGAATTCCGCCCGGGCAACCCATTGGTTCAGATACGGATAATAGTCTGCAAACTTTTTAAAAAACCGCTGGTGGTCCCGTATCAAACCAGCCAAATCGGACATATGCCGGAAAGCCTCGATGGGCAGCAAACTGTTTTCCACCTTGAGCATCCCCAGGAAGGAGTCTACCGGTTCAAACCCGTGATTCGGGATCTGGTTGTCGTTTTCAAACGACGCCAGGTATTCCGAGGCGCGAGCCAGGCTATCCTGCAGGAGCCCGGCATCGCGGAAAGGGGTAACCGACCGGGCCGCCTGCCTGCCGGGGCCCGTATGGCAGAATGCCTCGAGTTGTTTCCGGATTTCCGGGAATTCCAGGTCTTCAAGCGTTTTTGCAGTGATTTTCTTCATCGTAACAGGCAACCTGGCAAAGGTAGTCAATGCCGGTAAAAAGCGGAATGGCGAATTGCTGAAAAGGACGGCGCGCCCGCCCGTCTTCCGCCGGGTATTTTGTACCTTCGCCGAATAGCCCCGTCTCCCTGAAAAACCAACTGATTCCTCATGGAAGTACGCATAAACCCGGCCTGGAAACCGCTTTTGCAACCGGAATTTGAGAAACCCTATTTCCGGAAACTCACCGATTTTGTCCGTCGGGAATACAACGAGCACACTTGTTACCCGAAAGGGGCGGAGATCTTTGCAGCCTTCTCCCACTGCGATCCCGATGCTGTCAAAGTGGTTGTCATCGGTCAGGACCCCTATCACGGACCGGGGCAGGCCAACGGGCTGTGCTTCTCAGTTCGCGAGGGACTAAGCCATCCGCCTTCTTTGGTGAATATATTCCGGGAAATTGAGCGGGATCTCGGGCAGCCCTGCCCGCAGAGCGGGGATCTTGGCCGGTGGGCCCGACAGGGGGTGTTGTTGCTCAACGCCACCTTGACCGTTCGCGCCCACAAGGCGGGAAGCCACCAGAAACAGGGCTGGGAAATTTTCACCGATGCGGTAATCACTAGGCTTTCGGAAGATCGCGACAGCCTGGTGTTCCTGCTCTGGGGCGGATTTGCCAAGCGCAAGGCACCCCTGATCGACGCGGCGAAACACCATATCCTGACCTCGGGCCACCCGTCCCCGCTGAGTGCCAATCGGGGGCTGTGGTTTGGCAACGGCCACTTCAGAAAAACAAATGAATTGCTGGAAGCGGGGGGGAGGAGCCCAATCGAATGGTGATTGGAGGCTCCTGCACGAGCAGGCCGCCTTTACGGGCGTGCATCCCGGGAAAATTCCCCGCCTAGAAAGGGTTTATTTGGGATTCCCGGAGGTGGGCTCCCATAAGAAATCCTCCTTCCTGATATTGTTGGACAATAAGTTTAATTCAAATAATGTATTGATTACATTATCAAGAACATGTACTTCAACCTGTTGCTGACTCCACTCGGTGATTTTTAGCCAGGAACGTATATCCTCCAATTTCTGATCATACCGGAGCGCCAGGGTCTGGTCGATATCCGGGATGGCTTTGAAGCGAGAGGTGTAGCTATTGATGACCTGCAGCAGGGTTTGCAGGACCCCGGGCTTTGAACGCGCATATTCGCCTCGGGCAACCAAAACAAAACAAGGCCATGGGGTTGGGCAGACCCCGACCCGCCGGAACACATCGGAATCGACCAGGGCCTGGGTGGTAAACCGTTCCCACATAAAATAATCGGCTTCTCCCGCAGACAGGGCGCTAACTGCCCCGTCCAGGGTATCGACCACCTCAAAACCCATGGATTGCGTATCCCAGCCCATGTTCCCGGCAAGGACATAAGCCATCAGGTGGCTGCCACTTCCGTACCGGCTGATGGCCGCCCGGCCGTTTTGAAGCTCTCCGACCTCCTGGAAATCGCTTTTACTGCCCACATGGATGCCCCATTGCAGCGGAGATCCCACATATTCCTGGACAATGACGGCATCCAGCCCCCCGGAAGCCGCTTTGACAAATCCTTCAGTGAGTATCAGGGCGAGATCTGTCTCCCCTGCTTCGAGCATGGCGCACATGCGCCCGGTTCCCTGGGGCACATCCGTCCATTCGAGGTGGATGCCCTGTCGGGCAAAGGCGCCGTCCTGAAGTGCGAGGTGCCAGGGCAGGTTGAAATGTTCCGGGACTCCGGCTATTCGTGCCATATTTTCCATAGAATTCAATTTATACCAGGATTTCCAAAGTGCGGGTGATCAACCGGTCGATAGTCCGTGACGGGTCTTCGGAAAACTCCCCGTTTGCCCGGTTGGCCAGGATAGCGCTCAGGGAGGCGGCCTGGTGGCCCAGCAAGCCGGCCAGCCCGAGGATGCCAGCTGTTTCCATCTCCATATTGGTAATCCGGAGGTCCCCAAACCGGAACTCAGCCATCCGGGCCAACCAGTCCGGTTGTTGAAGGGGCAGGCGCAACCTGCGGCCCTGGGGGGCGTAAAACCCCGGGTTGGTAGCCGTCATCCCGCGGATGACTTCCGACGTACTCAATAAATCCGTAAGCCCGGGATCGGGGGTCACCACGTAGGGCACCGCTTTCATAACAGACCATTGCATCGCCTCCAGAAAGCGGTACTGGATATCTGCCCGTTGCAGGTGCTCGCTGTCATAGTAGTGCAACAAGCCGTCAAACCCGATGGCATACTCGCTGATTACGAAGGAATCCACGGGAATATCCTTTTGCAGCGCCCCGGAGGTACCGATACGGACCAGGCGAAGGCGGGTTGTCGCCGCCCTGGGTTGCCGGGTCTCAAAGTCAATGTTGAAAAGCGCGTCGATTTCGTTCAGGACAATATCGATATTATCCGTTCCGATGCCCGTGGAAACGACACTCAGGCGCTGTTTGCCCAACGTGCCCGTGTGCGTGGTGAATTCGCGCTTGGACACGGAGAATTCAACGGAATCAAAATGGCGTGAGACCTGAGGGACCCGTTCGGGATCGCCCACCAGGATGATGGTTTCGGCGAGATCCCCCGGCCGTAGATTGAGGTGGTAGACGGAGCGATCCGCATTCAAAATGAGTTCGGAGGGCTCCAGGGACATATCAGAGCTTTAGGATGCGCCCGGAATCCGAATTGTAAAGGAAGTTGTATTTCAGGGCGCCGCCCAGGTAGGCATCACTATCGCGGATCATCGAGTAATAACTCGTTTTCCGGTCCAGGATGTCCTTGCCGGTTTTATTGAGCCGCGCAGGGCTGATAGAGGAAAAGAGCGGCTTGAGACTGGATAGGATGCGTTCGTATTGAGAATCGCCGAAACCATACCACCCCTGGTTGGTCAGCAGGGACTTCATCAGGGCTTTCTTGCTTTTCGGTTTCTCCTCGGCAACTACCTGGAGGACCCGGTTTTCCAACTCGTTAAGCCCGTTGCTGATGGTCGGGAAGCGCTTGAGGTGGACCAGGATGCTGTTTTCCAGGTAATCAAATTTGTAATTCTCAAAATCCGTCAGGTTTTCCAGCCGGATCGGGTTGTCGCTGCAGTAGAGTTGCCACACGTAGTCCGCGTATTCAATATCGTCCTGTGAGAGTTCTACCCGTTTGTCGAAGAGTTTGTGGATTTGTTCCTCGCTCAATTCGGAAAGGCCGTGGTACTTGCCGTCGGATTCCTGGTCGCCGCTGCAGGCCAGCGTGATCCGGGCGTGACGCCGGTGCGTTTTCAGCCAGCTGATGACCGCCAGCATGTTGATCTGGCAAAAAAGGTCGTATTCAAACCACAAAATAATCTCGTCCTGCTGTTTGTGGTTGCAGAGCGAGCGGTATTCCTTCAGCGTTTTTTCGATGAACCAGGATTTGCTGACGTTGTAGTTCTTGTGGAGGAATTCAAACCGGGTTTTCCAAAAGGCTTCGCTGCCCACATTGGTCTCCGTCTTCCCCTCGCACAGCATCTCCCGCCAGGTGATAATGTCGCCCTTCAACTTCAGTTCTTGTAATCGCTGGGTGAAATTATCCCCGTTGGTAATGTGCAATTGGGAACTCATTTTCGGACTGTTTTGGTTGCGGTTCTATCGAGTAAATGTAATACTTCGTCGATAAAAAGCAAAACTAATTAACAGATACCCGGCGGATTATCCGCCTACCCGCTTTACGTTAAAACCTTTGCTTTTAAGAAGTTGCATAATCTGGTCCCGGCAGTCGCCCTGTATGAGGATGCGGTCGTCCTTGTAGGAGCCTCCAACCCCCAGGTGCTTCTTGATTTCCCGGGTAAGGGAAGCGAAATCCGAATCGGCACCCGTATAGCCCTCAAGGACCGTTACCGGCTTGCCGCGGCGCTTCTCGTAAATACAGCGGATGGGGTCTTCCTGCAGCCAAACGGGGTTTGGGTCGGGATTCCCCGAATCGGATTCCGATTCCGGTTCCGGTTCGTGGTCGGGAAACAGGTTTTTCAGTTGATCTCGCAGGTCCATGTGCAGCTATTTTTTCACCAAGCCGAGCTCCACCAGCCGTTCGTGCAGGAATTCCCCCGCGGTGATGTCCTCAAAGCGTTTCGGGTTTTCCTCGTCGATGCAGTGCTCCAGGCAATCCAGGGGCATCGTGCTGATGGGGTGCATAAAAAACGGGATGGAATAGCGGGAAGTACCCCAGAGTTCCCGGGGCGGGTTGACCACCCGGTGGATCGTCGATTTCAGCCGGTTATTCGTCAGGCGCGATAGCATATCGCCCACATTGATCATCAGCTGGTCCGGGGCGGCAATTGCGTCGATCCATTCGCCCTTGTGGTTTTGTACCTGCAGGCCCTTGCCGTGCGCGCCCATGAGCAGGGTGATCAGGTTGATATCTCCGTGGGCCGCTGCCCGGACGGCATCTTTGGGTTCCTCCGTGATGGGCGGGTAGTGGATGGGCCTCAGGATGGAATTCCCGTTGTGGATGAATTCGTCAAAATAATTCTCGGGCAATTCCAGGCGGAGCGCAAGGGCCCGTAAAACATACTGCGCGGTTTTCTCAAGCATCTTGTAGGCTTCCCGGCCCACTTTGTTAAACTCCGGCAATTCTTCAACCAAGACATTATCCGGGTATTCCGCTTCGAGCTCCGGGTCGTCCTCCACGTATTGCCCAAAATGCCAGAATTCTTTCAGGTCGCCCGCTTTTCGCCCCTTGGCGTGCTCTTTTCCAAAGGAGGTATACCCCCGCTGGCCTCCTATGCCCTCAATTTCGTATTTGGCCTTGACCTCCTGGGGCAGGTTGAAGAAATTCTTCACCTGACTGTAGAGCTCCTCCACGAGCTCTTCCGAGAGGAAATGCCCGCTAAGCGCTACAAAGCCAATGTCTTCAAATGCCCCGCCGAGCTGTTCGACGAAGGCGTTTTTGCGCTGGGGGTCCCCGGAGATGAAGTCGCGCAGGTCGGCACTGGGAATCTGGTTCATAGGCTGCGTTTTTACTGGCCCAAAGTTAATAAAATAATAGGCCATCCTGCCGGCGAATATGTAGATTTGTGGGTAAATACCCATTGCATACCCTATGGAAAAGACCCCGCTTGCTTTCGACTACGAAACCTTCCAAGTGCCCCGCGAGATGCAGCTCAGACTCTACCGGGAAATGTTGCGCCCCCGGCTGATTGAGGAAAAGATGTTGATCCTGCTGCGTCAGGGGAAGATTTCGAAATGGTTTAGCGGCATCGGGCAGGAGGCCATTGCAGTGGGTGTGGCGGCCAGCCTGAAGCCCGAGGAATTCATCCTTCCCATGCACCGGAACCTGGGGGCGTTTACCTTCAGGGACGTACCCCTGAACCGGTTGTTTGCCCAATGGCAGGGCAAGGCTAACGGATTTACCAAGGGCAGGGACCGGAGTTTCCATTTTGGGAGTATGGAGCATCGGATTGTCGGCATGATCTCCCACCTGGGCCCGCAACTGGGGGTGGCCGACGGGATTGCCCTGTCGGACCTTTTACAGGGGCGCAGTCGGGTGACGGCTGTGTTTACGGGGGAAGGAGCCACCAGCGAGGGGGATTTTCACGAAGCCCTGAATATTGCGTCGGTATGGGGGTTGCCGGTGCTGTTCTGCATAGAAAACAACGGGTACGGGCTGTCCACCCCCGTTTCCGAGCAGTATAATTGCGAAAACCTGGCCGACCGGGGCGCCGGCTACGGGATGGAATCGCATATTCTGGACGGCAACAACATCCAGGAGGTTTACGCGAGAATCAGCGAACTATGCGCCAGTATGCGGAAGGAACCCCGTCCGGTCCTGGTGGAGTTTAAAACTTTCCGGATGCGCGGACACGAGGAAGCCAGCGGCACGCGCTACGTCCCGGAGGAGATGATGGAGCATTGGGGGAAACGGGACCCGCTGGAAAACTACGCGGCCTTCCTTCGGGAGTCCGGGGTCCTCAGCGAAGTTCGCGAGG
This genomic window from Robiginitalea biformata HTCC2501 contains:
- a CDS encoding isopenicillin N synthase family dioxygenase, with protein sequence MNQIPSADLRDFISGDPQRKNAFVEQLGGAFEDIGFVALSGHFLSEELVEELYSQVKNFFNLPQEVKAKYEIEGIGGQRGYTSFGKEHAKGRKAGDLKEFWHFGQYVEDDPELEAEYPDNVLVEELPEFNKVGREAYKMLEKTAQYVLRALALRLELPENYFDEFIHNGNSILRPIHYPPITEEPKDAVRAAAHGDINLITLLMGAHGKGLQVQNHKGEWIDAIAAPDQLMINVGDMLSRLTNNRLKSTIHRVVNPPRELWGTSRYSIPFFMHPISTMPLDCLEHCIDEENPKRFEDITAGEFLHERLVELGLVKK
- a CDS encoding nucleoside phosphorylase, coding for MSLEPSELILNADRSVYHLNLRPGDLAETIILVGDPERVPQVSRHFDSVEFSVSKREFTTHTGTLGKQRLSVVSTGIGTDNIDIVLNEIDALFNIDFETRQPRAATTRLRLVRIGTSGALQKDIPVDSFVISEYAIGFDGLLHYYDSEHLQRADIQYRFLEAMQWSVMKAVPYVVTPDPGLTDLLSTSEVIRGMTATNPGFYAPQGRRLRLPLQQPDWLARMAEFRFGDLRITNMEMETAGILGLAGLLGHQAASLSAILANRANGEFSEDPSRTIDRLITRTLEILV
- a CDS encoding substrate-binding domain-containing protein, producing MENMARIAGVPEHFNLPWHLALQDGAFARQGIHLEWTDVPQGTGRMCAMLEAGETDLALILTEGFVKAASGGLDAVIVQEYVGSPLQWGIHVGSKSDFQEVGELQNGRAAISRYGSGSHLMAYVLAGNMGWDTQSMGFEVVDTLDGAVSALSAGEADYFMWERFTTQALVDSDVFRRVGVCPTPWPCFVLVARGEYARSKPGVLQTLLQVINSYTSRFKAIPDIDQTLALRYDQKLEDIRSWLKITEWSQQQVEVHVLDNVINTLFELNLLSNNIRKEDFLWEPTSGNPK
- a CDS encoding DUF1835 domain-containing protein: MSSQLHITNGDNFTQRLQELKLKGDIITWREMLCEGKTETNVGSEAFWKTRFEFLHKNYNVSKSWFIEKTLKEYRSLCNHKQQDEIILWFEYDLFCQINMLAVISWLKTHRRHARITLACSGDQESDGKYHGLSELSEEQIHKLFDKRVELSQDDIEYADYVWQLYCSDNPIRLENLTDFENYKFDYLENSILVHLKRFPTISNGLNELENRVLQVVAEEKPKSKKALMKSLLTNQGWYGFGDSQYERILSSLKPLFSSISPARLNKTGKDILDRKTSYYSMIRDSDAYLGGALKYNFLYNSDSGRILKL
- a CDS encoding translation initiation factor translates to MDLRDQLKNLFPDHEPEPESESDSGNPDPNPVWLQEDPIRCIYEKRRGKPVTVLEGYTGADSDFASLTREIKKHLGVGGSYKDDRILIQGDCRDQIMQLLKSKGFNVKRVGG
- the ung gene encoding uracil-DNA glycosylase; this translates as MEVRINPAWKPLLQPEFEKPYFRKLTDFVRREYNEHTCYPKGAEIFAAFSHCDPDAVKVVVIGQDPYHGPGQANGLCFSVREGLSHPPSLVNIFREIERDLGQPCPQSGDLGRWARQGVLLLNATLTVRAHKAGSHQKQGWEIFTDAVITRLSEDRDSLVFLLWGGFAKRKAPLIDAAKHHILTSGHPSPLSANRGLWFGNGHFRKTNELLEAGGRSPIEW